A stretch of the Malus sylvestris chromosome 10, drMalSylv7.2, whole genome shotgun sequence genome encodes the following:
- the LOC126586836 gene encoding endoribonuclease Dicer homolog 3a-like isoform X3, whose amino-acid sequence MESNGIMEPTVLNQFIPRRYQVKVFEVAKRKNTIAVLETGAGKTMIAVMLIKHVAEEMMSIIPSSGVKKLIIFLAPTVYLVTQQYKVIKNSTTLEVEEYYGAKGVDEWTRSCWETEANTHDILVMTPQVLLDAMRNAFLNLEMFSLIIFDECHRATGNHPYTKIMKDFYHQSVNRPKIFGMTASPVIRKGVSSAMDCEDQISALESMLDAQVYTVEDRTEIETFVPSAVHKCRFYKQAPSAYSDLKEKMEALLSKYASELELQEQMPSQYQDISDKIKMLRKRLHNDHMKILYCLDDLGIAVKVCLENVPDAEEECQFYRECSSYLKIFLDEVLLMIAGFLQPGCELHANFESDYTKACDLGFISPKLYELLQIFQSFGTGSKVQCLIFVERIITAKVIEIYVKKVRCLSHLTVSYVTGSNGSADALSPKLQKETMESFCSGKVNLLFATDVVEEGIHVANCSCVIRFDLPKTVRSYIQSRGRGRKNDSQYILMLERSNKKQIDQMFDIIRSEHSMTDTSRNRDPEVCTLKACCFEETKSYRAKVTGASVTTDSSVSLIYRYCEKLPGDRYFTPKPTFDFEISEGLYQCRITLPPNAAFLTTVGPLSSNTHLSKQLVCLEACKKLHEMGALDDHLLPLVQEPLEDDLIPERRELSAGAGTTKRKELHGTTSIRALCGTWGEKLDTVFEAYKFDFSCSIVDETYSGFVLLIESKLDDDVGNIEMDLQLVSRMVKSSVSSCGKCYLSAEQVTQAKRFQEFFFNGVFGRLFFGGESEGTTREFLLQTETKSLWNSAYMYLLLPVDTLDTSKVNWRGISSSVNVVEFLKKQYSTHSKCFNGDHSELPLSRTGSSMTQSKASNHIHFANSSIDADNLQDMLVLAIHTGRIYSIIEVVHGKSAESSSEENIDDASSTYSYAQHFKTKYGISLVYPGQPLLRLKQSHNPHNLLGAEAGASSQDGRVIKEQAHVRMPPEILVSIDFQVDVLRSCYLLPSVMHRLESLMLASQLREEINGQTNNFKISSSLILEALTTLRCCEDFSLERLELLGDSVLKYAVSSYLFLRYPEKHEGQLTARRTRVICNSNLHKLGIQRKIQGYIRDSAFEPRRWAAPGQLSRFPDPCKCGVDALEVPLDSRFQTVEAVKVGKFCDSGHRWMNSKTIADCVEALIGAYYVGKGLFAALHVMKWLGIDSDFEPSLATEAITRASLRSYYPKHDDIAALELKLDYQFSVKGLLQEAITHASEQKLGASYCYQRLEFLGDSVLDVLITQYLYDSHTTINPGWLTDLRSAAVCNENFARAAVRKKLHPHLQHCSGLLLNHITEYEKLCTAEALNTTSLLEDVKGPKALGDMVESIAGAIYMDSNLDLNKVWRVFKPLLSPIVTPSTLQLHPLRELTELCGSLGYFVKENCTKEDSLEHVEMTLQLEDGLLVGNGYDRSKKAAKQKAARQLLKELQGCHSVFKRRKLDPDRVDELSSEGMEIEHCSQLNDTHSLESINRIESPYAESRTGPTPTNFGPNKIYSHNIVTPSLHAIASISTRKGAARASLFELCKRMQWPMPTFKTTEHKSRTPIEFGEGSEKRIGFNSYASEISLQIPNYGTVVCRGDPRADKKSSYDSAVVALLYKLQRQGKLTIGCS is encoded by the exons ATGGAGTCTAATGGTATCATGGAGCCCACTGTTCTTAATCAGTTCATCCCTAGAAG gtaCCAAGTGAAAGTGTTTGAGGTTGCAAAGCGGAAGAACACGATTGCGGTGCTGGAAACAGGAGCTGGGAAGACGATGATAGCTGTGATGCTCATCAAGCACGTTGCTGAGGAGATGATGAGTATCATCCCCTCCTCTGGAGTTAAAAAGTTGATCATTTTCTTGGCTCCGACAGTTTATCTTGTCACTCAA CAATACAAGGTTATTAAAAATTCCACAACTCTTGAAGTGGAAGAGTACTATGGAGCCAAGGGAGTGGATGAATGGACCCGGAGCTGTTGGGAAACAGAAGCTAATACACATGAT ATACTGGTCATGACACCACAGGTTCTCTTGGATGCCATGAGGAATGCTTTCTTAAACTTGGAAATGTTTAGCTTGATAATCTTCGACGAATGTCATCGCGCTACAGGCAATCATCCCTATACGAAAATAATGAAG GATTTTTATCACCAATCTGTGAACAGGCCAAAGATTTTTGGGATGACAGCGTCCCCCGTTATAAGAAAAG GTGTCTCGTCCGCCATGGATTGTGAGGATCAAATATCTGCACTTGAAAGCATGTTGGATGCTCAG GTTTACACTGTAGAAGACAGGACTGAAATCGAAACGTTTGTTCCCTCAGCAGTCCACAAATGTAGGTTCTACAAGCAAGCACCGTCCGCCTATTCGGATCTGAAGGAAAAGATGGAAGCCTTGCTGTCGAAG TATGCTTCTGAGTTGGAGTTGCAAGAGCAAATGCCAAGTCAGTACCAAGACATCAGTGACAAGATAAAGATGTTGCGAAAGCGGTTACACAATGACCACATGAAGATCTTGTACTGCCTTGATGACCTTGGCATT GCTGTCAAAGTTTGCCTAGAGAATGTCCCTGATGCCGAAGAAGAGTGCCAGTTCTATAGAGAATGTTCTTcgtatttgaaaatttttctcGATGAAGTCTTGCTTATGATTGCCGGATTTCTTCAACCTG GCTGCGAACTTCATGCAAACTTTGAGTCTGACTATACAAAGGCGTGCGATTTGGGTTTCATATCTCCAAAGTTATACGAACTTCTTCAAATTTTCCAGTCATTTGG AACCGGTAGCAAAGTTCAATGCCTCATTTTCGTAGAGCGAATTATTACAGCGAAAGTGATTGAAATATATGTTAAGAAAGTGCGGTGCTTATCTCACTTGACGGTTTCATACGTGACTGGAAGTAACGGATCAGCTGATGCGCTATCACCGAAGCTGCAAAAGGAAACTATGGAATCCTTTTGCTCCGGGAAG GTCAATCTGTTGTTCGCTACGGATGTAGTTGAGGAGGGAATACATGTTGCAAACTGTTCCTGTGTGATTCGTTTTGACTTGCCCAAGACAGTTCGTAGTTATATCCAGTCCCGGGGAAGAGGTCGAAAAAATGACTCCCAATATATCCTAATGCTTGAAAG GAGCAACAAGAAGCAAATAGATCAAATGTTCGACATCATCAGGAGCGAACATTCGATGACAGATACATCTAGAAACAGAGATCCTGAAGTGTGCACCTTAAAAGCTTGTTGTTTTGAGGAAACAAAATCGTATCGTGCAAAAGTTACTGGAGCATCAGTTACAACGGATTCAAGTGTCAGTCTTATATATCGATACTGCGAAAAGCTCCCGGGAGATAG GTACTTTACTCCGAAACCAACTTTTGACTTCGAAATTTCTGAAGGGTTGTACCAGTGTAGAATAACATTACCCCCAAATGCAGCTTTTCTAACAACGGTCGGTCCACTGAGCAGCAACACGCATTTGTCCAAGCAGCTAGTGTGCTTGGAAGCTTGTAAAAAACTCCATGAAATGGGAGCCTTGGATGATCATCTTCTCCCGCTTGTCCAAGAGCCCTTAGAAGATGATCTAATTCCAGAAAGAAGAGAGTTATCTGCTGGTGcag GAACAACGAAAAGAAAGGAATTACACGGCACAACATCCATCCGGGCATTATGTGGAACTTGGGGAGAAAAACTTGATACTGTTTTTGAGGCCTATAAGTTTGATTTCTCGTGTAGTATCGTTGATGAGACATATTCAGGATTTGTTCTACTAATTGAGTCAAAACTCGATGATGATGTGGGAAATATCGAAATGGATCTTCAACTCGTCTCAAGGATGGTTAAATCTTCGGTCTCTTCATGTGGAAAATGTTATCTGAGTGCAGAGCAG GTAACGCAAGCCAAGCGCTTTCAAGAATTTTTCTTTAATGGTGTGTTTGGGAGATTGTTTTTTGGGGGAGAATCAGAAGGGACAACGCGAGAATTTTTACTCCAGACAGAAACAAAATCACTCTGGAACTCAGCATATATGTATTTGCTTTTACCCGTTGACACATTGGACACTTCAAAAGTGAACTGGAGAGGGATCAGTTCTTCTGTTAATGTGGTAGAATTTTTGAAGAAACAATACTCCACGCATTCCAAGTGTTTTAATGGTGATCACAGCGAGTTGCCACTTTCTAGGACTGGTTCATCCATGACACAGTCGAAGGCTTCGAATCATATCCATTTTGCTAATAGTTCAATTGATGCCGATAATCTCCAAGATATGCTAGTATTGGCTATTCACACGGGACGTATCTATTCAATCATCGAAGTTGTCCATGGAAAATCTGCAGAAAGTTCTTCGGAGGAAAATATTGATGATGCATCATCGACATACAGTTATGCTCAGCACTTCAAAACGAA GTATGGGATTTCACTTGTTTATCCCGGACAGCCTTTGCTGCGGTTAAAGCAAAGTCATAATCCGCATAACTTGCTTGGTGCCGAAG CAGGTGCTTCATCACAAGACGGTCGAGTAATCAAGGAACAAGCTCATGTTCGTATGCCTCCCGAGATCCTAGTCAGTATTGATTTTCAGGTGGATGTTCTACGATCATGTTACTTGTTACCGTCAGTAATGCACCGGCTGGAGTCACTAATGCTAGCTAGCCAGCTCAGGGAAGAGATCAATGGCCAAACTAACAACTTTAAAATATCAAGTTCATTG ATTCTGGAAGCACTCACAACACTTAGGTGTTGTGAAGATTTCTCATTGGAACGTTTGGAGTTGCTCGGAGATTCAGTTCTCAAGTATGCTGTGAGCTCCTACCTTTTTCTCAGATATCCTGAGAAACATGAAGGACAACTAACAGCTCGGCGTACAAGGGTAATATGCAACTCCAACCTGCATAAACTAGGAATCCAACGAAAGATACAG GGATATATACGTGACAGCGCATTTGAACCACGCCGTTGGGCAGCTCCAGGGCAGCTGTCTAGATTCCCTGATCCGTGTAAATGCGGAGTGGACGCCTTAGAAGTGCCTTTGGACAGCAGATTTCAAACTGTAGAAGCGGTAAAGGTCGGAAAATTCTGCGATAGTGGCCATAGATGGATGAACTCGAAAACCATAGCAGATTGTGTTGAGGCCCTCATAGGAGCCTACTATGTCGGCAAAGGACTGTTTGCTGCACTACATGTGATGAAGTGGCTTGGTATTGATTCTGATTTTGAACCCTCATTAGCCACTGAAGCCATTACGAGGGCTTCCCTCCGATCTTACTACCCAAAACATGATGACATCGCTGCCTTGGAGTTGAAGCTTGACTACCAATTTTCGGTTAAGGGTTTGTTACAGGAGGCCATAACACATGCCTCTGAGCAAAAACTAGGTGCTAGCTACTGTTACCAG AGGCTCGAGTTTCTTGGCGACTCTGTGTTGGATGTGCTAATCACACAGTATCTCTATGATAGCCACACAACTATTAATCCGGGATGGTTGACAGACTTGCGATCAGCTGCCGTTTGTAACGAAAACTTTGCCCGAGCTGCCGTGAGAAAGAAACTTCACCCACATCTTCAACATTGCTCCGGGTTACTTCTGAATCATATCACAGAGTATGAGAAGTTGTGTACTGCTGAAGCTCTTAACACCACCAGCCTACTTGAAGACGTAAAAGGCCCTAAA GCTCTTGGGGACATGGTGGAAAGCATAGCTGGGGCTATATACATGGACAGCAATCTCGATCTTAACAAAGTATGGAGGGTGTTTAAACCGCTATTATCTCCGATCGTGACCCCTTCCACTCTGCAATTACATCCGCTGCGTGAATTGACCGAGTTATGTGGTTCTCTCGGGTACTTTGTGAAAGAAAATTGTACTAAAGAGGATTCATTGGAGCATGTGGAAATGACTTTGCAGCTGGAAGATGGTCTTTTGGTTGGGAATGGGTACGATCGGAGCAAGAAAGCTGCTAAACAGAAAGCAGCTCGTCAACTGTTGAAGGAGCTCCAGGGTTGCCATTCAGTGTTTAAAAGGAGAAAACTTGATCCTGACCGTGTAGATGAGCTCTCTTCCGAAGGCATGGAGATTGAACACTGCAGCCAACTGAATGATACTCATTCTTTAGAGTCGATCAATCGAATCGAATCACCATATGCAGAGTCGAGAACAGGTCCTACCCCGACCAATTTTGGTCCTAACAAAATCTACAGTCACAACATTGTAACCCCAAGTTTACATG CTATAGCTTCGATCAGCACGAGGAAAGGAGCAGCGCGGGCTTCTCTCTTTGAGCTGTGTAAGAGAATGCAGTGGCCAATGCCTACATTCAAAACAACAGAGCATAAATCGAG AACTCCAATCGAATTTGGTGAGGGCTCTGAAAAGAGAATCGGTTTCAACAGCTACGCATCGGAAATAAGTTTGCAGATACCAAACTATGGGACTGTTGTATGCAGAGGAGATCCTAGAGCTGATAAGAAGAGTTCATATGACTCTGCAGTAGTTGCCCTGCTTTACAAGCTTCAACGACAGGGAAAACTTACAATTGGGTGCTCTTGA
- the LOC126586836 gene encoding endoribonuclease Dicer homolog 3a-like isoform X2, producing the protein MESNGIMEPTVLNQFIPRRYQVKVFEVAKRKNTIAVLETGAGKTMIAVMLIKHVAEEMMSIIPSSGVKKLIIFLAPTVYLVTQQYKVIKNSTTLEVEEYYGAKGVDEWTRSCWETEANTHDILVMTPQVLLDAMRNAFLNLEMFSLIIFDECHRATGNHPYTKIMKDFYHQSVNRPKIFGMTASPVIRKGVSSAMDCEDQISALESMLDAQVYTVEDRTEIETFVPSAVHKCRFYKQAPSAYSDLKEKMEALLSKYASELELQEQMPSQYQDISDKIKMLRKRLHNDHMKILYCLDDLGIVCAYEAVKVCLENVPDAEEECQFYRECSSYLKIFLDEVLLMIAGFLQPGCELHANFESDYTKACDLGFISPKLYELLQIFQSFGTGSKVQCLIFVERIITAKVIEIYVKKVRCLSHLTVSYVTGSNGSADALSPKLQKETMESFCSGKVNLLFATDVVEEGIHVANCSCVIRFDLPKTVRSYIQSRGRGRKNDSQYILMLERSNKKQIDQMFDIIRSEHSMTDTSRNRDPEVCTLKACCFEETKSYRAKVTGASVTTDSSVSLIYRYCEKLPGDRYFTPKPTFDFEISEGLYQCRITLPPNAAFLTTVGPLSSNTHLSKQLVCLEACKKLHEMGALDDHLLPLVQEPLEDDLIPERRELSAGAGTTKRKELHGTTSIRALCGTWGEKLDTVFEAYKFDFSCSIVDETYSGFVLLIESKLDDDVGNIEMDLQLVSRMVKSSVSSCGKCYLSAEQVTQAKRFQEFFFNGVFGRLFFGGESEGTTREFLLQTETKSLWNSAYMYLLLPVDTLDTSKVNWRGISSSVNVVEFLKKQYSTHSKCFNGDHSELPLSRTGSSMTQSKASNHIHFANSSIDADNLQDMLVLAIHTGRIYSIIEVVHGKSAESSSEENIDDASSTYSYAQHFKTKYGISLVYPGQPLLRLKQSHNPHNLLGAEGASSQDGRVIKEQAHVRMPPEILVSIDFQVDVLRSCYLLPSVMHRLESLMLASQLREEINGQTNNFKISSSLILEALTTLRCCEDFSLERLELLGDSVLKYAVSSYLFLRYPEKHEGQLTARRTRVICNSNLHKLGIQRKIQGYIRDSAFEPRRWAAPGQLSRFPDPCKCGVDALEVPLDSRFQTVEAVKVGKFCDSGHRWMNSKTIADCVEALIGAYYVGKGLFAALHVMKWLGIDSDFEPSLATEAITRASLRSYYPKHDDIAALELKLDYQFSVKGLLQEAITHASEQKLGASYCYQRLEFLGDSVLDVLITQYLYDSHTTINPGWLTDLRSAAVCNENFARAAVRKKLHPHLQHCSGLLLNHITEYEKLCTAEALNTTSLLEDVKGPKALGDMVESIAGAIYMDSNLDLNKVWRVFKPLLSPIVTPSTLQLHPLRELTELCGSLGYFVKENCTKEDSLEHVEMTLQLEDGLLVGNGYDRSKKAAKQKAARQLLKELQGCHSVFKRRKLDPDRVDELSSEGMEIEHCSQLNDTHSLESINRIESPYAESRTGPTPTNFGPNKIYSHNIVTPSLHAIASISTRKGAARASLFELCKRMQWPMPTFKTTEHKSRTPIEFGEGSEKRIGFNSYASEISLQIPNYGTVVCRGDPRADKKSSYDSAVVALLYKLQRQGKLTIGCS; encoded by the exons ATGGAGTCTAATGGTATCATGGAGCCCACTGTTCTTAATCAGTTCATCCCTAGAAG gtaCCAAGTGAAAGTGTTTGAGGTTGCAAAGCGGAAGAACACGATTGCGGTGCTGGAAACAGGAGCTGGGAAGACGATGATAGCTGTGATGCTCATCAAGCACGTTGCTGAGGAGATGATGAGTATCATCCCCTCCTCTGGAGTTAAAAAGTTGATCATTTTCTTGGCTCCGACAGTTTATCTTGTCACTCAA CAATACAAGGTTATTAAAAATTCCACAACTCTTGAAGTGGAAGAGTACTATGGAGCCAAGGGAGTGGATGAATGGACCCGGAGCTGTTGGGAAACAGAAGCTAATACACATGAT ATACTGGTCATGACACCACAGGTTCTCTTGGATGCCATGAGGAATGCTTTCTTAAACTTGGAAATGTTTAGCTTGATAATCTTCGACGAATGTCATCGCGCTACAGGCAATCATCCCTATACGAAAATAATGAAG GATTTTTATCACCAATCTGTGAACAGGCCAAAGATTTTTGGGATGACAGCGTCCCCCGTTATAAGAAAAG GTGTCTCGTCCGCCATGGATTGTGAGGATCAAATATCTGCACTTGAAAGCATGTTGGATGCTCAG GTTTACACTGTAGAAGACAGGACTGAAATCGAAACGTTTGTTCCCTCAGCAGTCCACAAATGTAGGTTCTACAAGCAAGCACCGTCCGCCTATTCGGATCTGAAGGAAAAGATGGAAGCCTTGCTGTCGAAG TATGCTTCTGAGTTGGAGTTGCAAGAGCAAATGCCAAGTCAGTACCAAGACATCAGTGACAAGATAAAGATGTTGCGAAAGCGGTTACACAATGACCACATGAAGATCTTGTACTGCCTTGATGACCTTGGCATTGTATGTGCATATGAG GCTGTCAAAGTTTGCCTAGAGAATGTCCCTGATGCCGAAGAAGAGTGCCAGTTCTATAGAGAATGTTCTTcgtatttgaaaatttttctcGATGAAGTCTTGCTTATGATTGCCGGATTTCTTCAACCTG GCTGCGAACTTCATGCAAACTTTGAGTCTGACTATACAAAGGCGTGCGATTTGGGTTTCATATCTCCAAAGTTATACGAACTTCTTCAAATTTTCCAGTCATTTGG AACCGGTAGCAAAGTTCAATGCCTCATTTTCGTAGAGCGAATTATTACAGCGAAAGTGATTGAAATATATGTTAAGAAAGTGCGGTGCTTATCTCACTTGACGGTTTCATACGTGACTGGAAGTAACGGATCAGCTGATGCGCTATCACCGAAGCTGCAAAAGGAAACTATGGAATCCTTTTGCTCCGGGAAG GTCAATCTGTTGTTCGCTACGGATGTAGTTGAGGAGGGAATACATGTTGCAAACTGTTCCTGTGTGATTCGTTTTGACTTGCCCAAGACAGTTCGTAGTTATATCCAGTCCCGGGGAAGAGGTCGAAAAAATGACTCCCAATATATCCTAATGCTTGAAAG GAGCAACAAGAAGCAAATAGATCAAATGTTCGACATCATCAGGAGCGAACATTCGATGACAGATACATCTAGAAACAGAGATCCTGAAGTGTGCACCTTAAAAGCTTGTTGTTTTGAGGAAACAAAATCGTATCGTGCAAAAGTTACTGGAGCATCAGTTACAACGGATTCAAGTGTCAGTCTTATATATCGATACTGCGAAAAGCTCCCGGGAGATAG GTACTTTACTCCGAAACCAACTTTTGACTTCGAAATTTCTGAAGGGTTGTACCAGTGTAGAATAACATTACCCCCAAATGCAGCTTTTCTAACAACGGTCGGTCCACTGAGCAGCAACACGCATTTGTCCAAGCAGCTAGTGTGCTTGGAAGCTTGTAAAAAACTCCATGAAATGGGAGCCTTGGATGATCATCTTCTCCCGCTTGTCCAAGAGCCCTTAGAAGATGATCTAATTCCAGAAAGAAGAGAGTTATCTGCTGGTGcag GAACAACGAAAAGAAAGGAATTACACGGCACAACATCCATCCGGGCATTATGTGGAACTTGGGGAGAAAAACTTGATACTGTTTTTGAGGCCTATAAGTTTGATTTCTCGTGTAGTATCGTTGATGAGACATATTCAGGATTTGTTCTACTAATTGAGTCAAAACTCGATGATGATGTGGGAAATATCGAAATGGATCTTCAACTCGTCTCAAGGATGGTTAAATCTTCGGTCTCTTCATGTGGAAAATGTTATCTGAGTGCAGAGCAG GTAACGCAAGCCAAGCGCTTTCAAGAATTTTTCTTTAATGGTGTGTTTGGGAGATTGTTTTTTGGGGGAGAATCAGAAGGGACAACGCGAGAATTTTTACTCCAGACAGAAACAAAATCACTCTGGAACTCAGCATATATGTATTTGCTTTTACCCGTTGACACATTGGACACTTCAAAAGTGAACTGGAGAGGGATCAGTTCTTCTGTTAATGTGGTAGAATTTTTGAAGAAACAATACTCCACGCATTCCAAGTGTTTTAATGGTGATCACAGCGAGTTGCCACTTTCTAGGACTGGTTCATCCATGACACAGTCGAAGGCTTCGAATCATATCCATTTTGCTAATAGTTCAATTGATGCCGATAATCTCCAAGATATGCTAGTATTGGCTATTCACACGGGACGTATCTATTCAATCATCGAAGTTGTCCATGGAAAATCTGCAGAAAGTTCTTCGGAGGAAAATATTGATGATGCATCATCGACATACAGTTATGCTCAGCACTTCAAAACGAA GTATGGGATTTCACTTGTTTATCCCGGACAGCCTTTGCTGCGGTTAAAGCAAAGTCATAATCCGCATAACTTGCTTGGTGCCGAAG GTGCTTCATCACAAGACGGTCGAGTAATCAAGGAACAAGCTCATGTTCGTATGCCTCCCGAGATCCTAGTCAGTATTGATTTTCAGGTGGATGTTCTACGATCATGTTACTTGTTACCGTCAGTAATGCACCGGCTGGAGTCACTAATGCTAGCTAGCCAGCTCAGGGAAGAGATCAATGGCCAAACTAACAACTTTAAAATATCAAGTTCATTG ATTCTGGAAGCACTCACAACACTTAGGTGTTGTGAAGATTTCTCATTGGAACGTTTGGAGTTGCTCGGAGATTCAGTTCTCAAGTATGCTGTGAGCTCCTACCTTTTTCTCAGATATCCTGAGAAACATGAAGGACAACTAACAGCTCGGCGTACAAGGGTAATATGCAACTCCAACCTGCATAAACTAGGAATCCAACGAAAGATACAG GGATATATACGTGACAGCGCATTTGAACCACGCCGTTGGGCAGCTCCAGGGCAGCTGTCTAGATTCCCTGATCCGTGTAAATGCGGAGTGGACGCCTTAGAAGTGCCTTTGGACAGCAGATTTCAAACTGTAGAAGCGGTAAAGGTCGGAAAATTCTGCGATAGTGGCCATAGATGGATGAACTCGAAAACCATAGCAGATTGTGTTGAGGCCCTCATAGGAGCCTACTATGTCGGCAAAGGACTGTTTGCTGCACTACATGTGATGAAGTGGCTTGGTATTGATTCTGATTTTGAACCCTCATTAGCCACTGAAGCCATTACGAGGGCTTCCCTCCGATCTTACTACCCAAAACATGATGACATCGCTGCCTTGGAGTTGAAGCTTGACTACCAATTTTCGGTTAAGGGTTTGTTACAGGAGGCCATAACACATGCCTCTGAGCAAAAACTAGGTGCTAGCTACTGTTACCAG AGGCTCGAGTTTCTTGGCGACTCTGTGTTGGATGTGCTAATCACACAGTATCTCTATGATAGCCACACAACTATTAATCCGGGATGGTTGACAGACTTGCGATCAGCTGCCGTTTGTAACGAAAACTTTGCCCGAGCTGCCGTGAGAAAGAAACTTCACCCACATCTTCAACATTGCTCCGGGTTACTTCTGAATCATATCACAGAGTATGAGAAGTTGTGTACTGCTGAAGCTCTTAACACCACCAGCCTACTTGAAGACGTAAAAGGCCCTAAA GCTCTTGGGGACATGGTGGAAAGCATAGCTGGGGCTATATACATGGACAGCAATCTCGATCTTAACAAAGTATGGAGGGTGTTTAAACCGCTATTATCTCCGATCGTGACCCCTTCCACTCTGCAATTACATCCGCTGCGTGAATTGACCGAGTTATGTGGTTCTCTCGGGTACTTTGTGAAAGAAAATTGTACTAAAGAGGATTCATTGGAGCATGTGGAAATGACTTTGCAGCTGGAAGATGGTCTTTTGGTTGGGAATGGGTACGATCGGAGCAAGAAAGCTGCTAAACAGAAAGCAGCTCGTCAACTGTTGAAGGAGCTCCAGGGTTGCCATTCAGTGTTTAAAAGGAGAAAACTTGATCCTGACCGTGTAGATGAGCTCTCTTCCGAAGGCATGGAGATTGAACACTGCAGCCAACTGAATGATACTCATTCTTTAGAGTCGATCAATCGAATCGAATCACCATATGCAGAGTCGAGAACAGGTCCTACCCCGACCAATTTTGGTCCTAACAAAATCTACAGTCACAACATTGTAACCCCAAGTTTACATG CTATAGCTTCGATCAGCACGAGGAAAGGAGCAGCGCGGGCTTCTCTCTTTGAGCTGTGTAAGAGAATGCAGTGGCCAATGCCTACATTCAAAACAACAGAGCATAAATCGAG AACTCCAATCGAATTTGGTGAGGGCTCTGAAAAGAGAATCGGTTTCAACAGCTACGCATCGGAAATAAGTTTGCAGATACCAAACTATGGGACTGTTGTATGCAGAGGAGATCCTAGAGCTGATAAGAAGAGTTCATATGACTCTGCAGTAGTTGCCCTGCTTTACAAGCTTCAACGACAGGGAAAACTTACAATTGGGTGCTCTTGA